The following DNA comes from Castanea sativa cultivar Marrone di Chiusa Pesio chromosome 10, ASM4071231v1.
ctagaatgccgcaatctatgcaaataatagatgaatatgataaaaaactttcctcggatgtaagccgaggaccacgtGTCTTGCATTTCTCTctttaagcaaaagattacaattggtCTTCAAGTTTTTCGTCCTCCCCCCCTCTTCATACCTCTCCTCTCCTTTtatatccatcttcttcttttctttctctcccacGTGTAGCACAGATTTTCCTcatagatacttgtctcatccaccaccttcttgaaatcttcaaataatagctgaaAGGCTGAATATTACTATTCAGAGGTCATCTCTCCATTAATATGGCCAGGGAGGTaaatgcagggcctttaatgcggtggtagcagcttttttcctcagatatttctcgcacgttcctccttctaacgagtgcttggatcacgcctttacccaatagatcttccagaattctgtctctaaatcgTTTAGCACGTCTCATGGCCTTTATTgggcccgtccgaggagatactcctcctcggacatcTCCTTTGCCCCTTGTAGCACGAACTGGTCTGTGGGCCtcgaagactctgattgaacagacttataccaacaaaccaggcccaaggcccaaatgtgcATTTAAGCAATTTTGCCCTTCACAATACTAATAATGGAAAACACTTGCCTCCAAATTCATAAGGTGGCACTATGCTGGTTAATAATTTTACtcaaacctttttcttttcttgtttcacaaagaaaaaaagaaaaaagaaaaaaagagaaccaTGGAATCTCCATTTCGTAAGCTTTTATTTTCCCCCCtgttttttttcatattttcccAATTGTCATCATTTTCCCGATTACTATTATCATTATCATGCCGCACCACTTTTAATCATTTCCATCCATGGTTATCAAAAATCCCGCGAAGTCATGACTGAGGTCAAGACAAGCatgatttatatttttcctCGGACTATGCAGAGCTTAAGGTTGGTTTGGATAGCGCTGAACGCGTCCAGCGTTCAgcgttttccctttttcttttttttttccctgctgCCCGTTTATGCTTTTAGGGGACAAGTCACTGTGCGTGCACAGTGTGCGCACTGTTTACGCACTGTGCGCGCACTATCACGTacttttcagtaattttttaattaaaagtgggtctcacggtactatttacacatttaaaaattatttttttaacaatattttcagtttttagtttttaattttcagctatatccaaatggacccttatTACCTTTATTTCATAACGATATTTGAAGATGCGTGGTGCTTGGGAATGATGACTTAAAtgtctaaatattaattatgaaTACGAACTTGTTCAATGGATCTGCCCAAGAATGCAGAAAACTAGAAAAAGTTAGATATTCTTACGAGACGGCCTTAAATTAAAAATGGCACTGTTCATAGCATTAGATACTTTTACTGTAGACGCATATGATGTGAGCGAGGTTCACATGTCAATTTCTTCACTGCCATTGGCCATTGTGTCTGtgactttgtttgtttgtttttggttttggtttttttccgGGATTAAGCCAATTACGATTTTCATTTGCATGCAAAAGCCCTAACCATTCATCATGCTTCAGTTGGAGTTGGGACCCCCTTCTAAAATTAGCTATTCTTAATTTCACTAAAGCTCTCTGATCCTACGGCCTGCAGAGTACAGATGCATCAAGTCTAATTTGGGAAATTACTTTGGATTATTTGTTTCTTCAAAGTTTTCATCCACTAGGCTGTAGGGGCAAAATCTCTCAATAAGGTCAAAATTATCGTTTTTTACAATATTCTGATTTATCAAAAGAAGGATCTTACATGGTATGTTTGTTGTAAAacatgaattgaaaaaaaaaaaaaaaggagctgTCCTTACTATAGGTAATAAAATACACTAATTAACTTCAAGATTGTGAGATTTTATCCCCTAAGTTTAGAGGACAAAACAGGCTCTCGAACTCATTTAATAGGTTCAAGGAGGCATCTCATTCCTTATGCGTAATTGTGGTGTTAAAGGATATTGTGGGGGTGTGTTAAAAGATATTGAGGCTCAAGAAGCCTAGATATTTTGTATGCCCATACTAGTGTAGTTTAACCTAGAGATAACTCCTGTGTATcatggttttaatttttgaaaactagATGCCAGTTCAATTGGGAACTTAACCCTCAATTGGTCAAGTAAAAACCGTAAACCGGTGGTTCAACCCGTATAAACCAAGAATCAAGTCCTTTTTCGGTTTTTTGTACAAGCtgatttctaaaaaaaagctATATGTCCATTTCTTAGGATTCATTGCAACGCAATTCATAATAGTAAAGATATAGCCATTGAGAACTTGGACGCAAGGCATTAAATTGAACCATGTTAATTCCTCCTTCACTTTCCACTTTCTTTAGCTTTCTCTGTCTACATTTTGCACCAAGTTGTTTTAACACCAAGGATTACATGGCTGGGGTGTTAGGCATAAATCCACTGGCAATACTGACATTTAAcactttaatataatatagatatatttttttgacattCTTCATTAAGTTTGTTTATCTAACCATGATTTCACTAGGGCTCATAAACTCTCCATGCTAATAGTAACAGAGGCTTATTATTCATTCAGAAAAACCCTAACCAACCACTTGCTAATTGCCAGTTCCTCAAGATTTGCCGGGAAGAAGTTCAAATTGACATAACCTTATTTggtccaaaaacaaaaaaatcgcCATCAAAGCCTGAAGAACTTAATGACATTATTTAATTACAAGCCTAGATTTGACACCAATTTTTAGAAGATAGAACTAGCATAACTGAAATCATGACAGTTGTAATATTACAATTGGAGTCCCAGACGCAGCCATATATTTGACACCGAATCCGAGCAGCAGCAATATACAACGTATTTTAATTCTGTCTGGGTTACAGACCTAACCtagtatttaataaaataaaaaccatattTCTCATAAGCTTAAGACTTGTATCAATGCCTAAGAGTACGAATGATCAAGATCAGGCAAAGGTTAACAAAGTAGAAAGAATAGTTCGTCATTTGTCCCCTTCCCCCCCTCAACAGGGAGAAATCAAATAACATAATCCTAAATTATCTTTCCAAAAAGCTTGATTTCTGTCTTTAACTAAGATACTTTTGTAAGTTTGCTAGCAAGAAATGAAAGCCCCAATTAATCTTAGAAAAAAGATAATCACATCAAAAAAGCAGTTGCAATTTGATTATAACTTGGGAAAGAGGAGCTGTCAGCTAGGAATTCAACCTTCTGTGATCAAAACGATATAATGAGAATTCCTCAGTTGTAAATTGTGATCATAAGAGCCCAGTCAACCACAGGGAGAGAGTCGATTAGATAGTTCCTTTTCTCTAAATTTCATTCTCTCCATAAAGCCATTTACTCGCACAGCAACCAAATACAACAgaacaaaaattgaatcaatCATCAACTAAATTTACCAATTTCCATCTTTTTCTTGATAGCCCTTTGACCATGATATATAAACGAATCTAGTATTCCTGAAACAGTGAAAACTCCTGAACACAACAGCCAAAAACCATTGTTATGCATTAAATCAAAACACTAGAAATAACAACTTTCATCAATAGATTCAAGTGCAAGGGATATATAGTAATTACCTCCAATGATAGCGCACACATTTGTTAGGAAGTGTAAAAATGAGGTGTGTTCCTCCTTATAAGTCACCTACATTATACAAGAAAATACAAATGAGTCCAAAAGTATAGTCCATGTGCCAGAATCACACTGGAAAATTTTCAACTCAATAGCTTCAGCATCACAAGTATATTTAAAAACTAGATCTTTCCTGTGAATAGCCATAAGCAGAAACCCTCACCTTAATTGGAGAAAGATCATAGAAGAAGAACACTCCAGGAAGGGACTGAAGGTGGCCTATTTCTGCATTCCTAAAATGTTCCGTTACAGAGAACTGCAAAATTCAAATTAAGTGTGTTATTTTCCACATATAAAAGATGAAAGTAACATACTAATGGCTTCTATGAGTTTTACTGAACCTGATTTGACTGGATAGTGTGCCCACTCACATCTGTGTACACTGTAGGTACAACCTGTAAAAAGTGAAGCAAATTTGTAAATTTCCTTAGAACTGATTGTTTCTCAATTATTCCATCAATAATATGTACTCTTAGTTTTCTACAGTCAAAAACAAAATGCTGGCTTCAAACCTCTGCAGCAAGAAAAGACAAAAGCCCGGTACTCTTCAAATAaccataaattttaaaagggaaaaaaaatcaaaggccATTACAAAACATGACTAAAAATGAGGGGAACTATCTGCTAATGTGCAATACAAAGCAGCAAATGTTTGCAGCAGGAAGCTATTATAGAATTCAGAAGCTAGTATAAATGCACAACATGATAAAATGTGCATTTCAATTAGCTCTTTTGCTGAATACTTATTTCCTCATTTGCTAAAGGTTTGTAAAAGCTACGAGTCTATGACACCTGGATACAGACATAGACATGGGACACAGTGACAGAAATTCctgaaaaaaaattggacataACAAGGTGGGAATatgacaattaattaatattttatttatttataggtatATCTTATGTTTAtcttaagtttcaaaatatataacaactttcaaaaatttttaaaccATATCTGAAAACAGAGGattttagaaaggaaaaaaaaaaatctctactaAACCAATGCACTTAGGACGCGCATGCAAGAGTGTCTGAAATGGACACAATTGGGGATTTTGGAGTGTCTGTGCTTCTTAGGGTAAAATTACAGTTTTACCTAGTGATAATTGTTCCAAAATCCTAAACTGTTaggaaatagtgaatttaatcatttaatctaaCACCTCGAAAAAGTGAAGCTTTGAAAAACTATACATAAGCAAATGTAAAATAATCCTTCTAGGGGCATTAACACAAAATTGAATTCTTAAAATTCATAAGCCATAAAAAGATTTCATTTGTCTAAAATCATGGAAGGATTAAGTGAGTTGCAATATGCTTCATCTTTCAAAAGAGTGAATTATTAAACTAAAGGGAAAGAGAGTTTTTGAATTAGAAAGGGGTTATAAAAGGCAAATATCTAGAGAcattataattatcaaaataaagtCTAGAGGCATTGTATAAATCCCTTGGCTTCCATTAGATAAGAAGATGGGGCAATCATCTAGGATACTAACCTTGATGAAATACTGATACATCCCACTTGGTGTTTCTTGTGTCCATTTCACACTGAAAATTAGAATAAATAGAAATAATGcatttcaatatataaaatgtcACAAATAAACAAGTAGAAGCATTAAAATTTTCATGACCCAATAAACTtagatgaaaggaaaaaaaagatcTTACTTGTCCAAAGGATTCACAACACCAGGGAAATAGTCTCCAAAAGATAATCTAGTGATCTTGTGACTTACCTGAATCACGGAAATATATTTACAAGACATTCATCAAAAAGCATGATGAAGgatttaacaaaagaaaatatgagaaaCATGAAAGTCAAAGATTCCACTTTCACAGAATGCATGGAGTATTATCGATAATAAAACAACCAGAATCATCATGATCATAGCTTACATTAAAACTATCCTTTTGAAATGCTAGCAGATCGTGTACATGAACACCTGATTGATGAAAGCTTTTTCCAGgtgcaaaatgaaaatttccTGCCACCTTATTAACTTCTATGAATCCATATATATTACATCCTTCACCTTCTTCATCTTTAATCCTTTGTAGAAAACCTTCTCTTTTGCACTGAATGTCACAGGTAACAATAGAACACCAAAGACATCATAAGATCAAACTGATGATTAGATGTTCCCATTGGAATAATTGATGACATGAGGATACAGATAAAGATCTTCTTATTCCTATGCAgattgtggggggggggggggggggaaggagagagagagaaccatcAGGTCAAGAGGATTCACAAACAGGATCTCAAAAATAGCCAATATAAAACCAATCAGAGTTGGGAACGCACCAAGTGAAGGGAAAACTATAGCCTGCTTATTGCCTATGCATTTTTGTCCAGGTCATTTGTACAGATGCATGTTATTAGTATTAGatgtatattatatatgttgcACCATCACTACTCAGTATTCATGGTCTCCTACCAGAACTGCATTTGATTAGTTCACAACATCCCAGGGAGGTAGGCTAAAGGTAAGTATTGCACCATCACCACTAAGTTTggcagtgtgtgtgtgtgtgtgtgagagagagagagagagagagagagagagagagcgagagagagagagtatttttttggataggtattGAGTTAGTATGATTCCCCTTTGTCACTCTTATCTTCCACACATGTGATTTAGCTACTATTTCTTTAACACAGTTTGGAACTGAATTTGAAAAAGAGACATCAATTTAAGTCTGGTACtagaaagggggaaaaaaaagaagaagaagaaagaattcaTCACTTATCATTTCTTCTTGTTTGgaattgtaataaaattaaaaataatttagaggCTCATCAGACAGAAGGTCCACAATTCTAAttagcattttttaatattttgaaaaaaaaaaggacctgTTTTGATAGTAAAGTTTGTTGTTTTGGAACAAGATTTCAAATAAAATCTGATGTAGAACCAGTGGCCTGTTTAACCAGATAAATAGTGGAAAAGGATTCAAATTATAGAAAAAGTTTCAAATCAGGTACGTCCCAAATACCGTCAATGAAGACATTAAGCATTTTCAGATCATTTACATGCTTTGTGAACAATTAATTTTGCAACATAGCTATCCTCAGTAATTAAATTAAGGAC
Coding sequences within:
- the LOC142612693 gene encoding uncharacterized protein LOC142612693 isoform X1, producing the protein MDNIMSKLRSLDAYPKINEDFYSRTLSGGLITLVSSIVMFLLFFSELRLYLHAVTDTTLVVDTSRGETLRINFDVTFPALPCSILSLDAMDISGEQHLDVKHDIIKKRLDTHGNVIEERQDGIGSPKIEKPLQKHGGRLEHNETYCGSCYGAETSDEECCNNCEDVREAYRKKGWALSNPDVIDQCKREGFLQRIKDEEGEGCNIYGFIEVNKVAGNFHFAPGKSFHQSGVHVHDLLAFQKDSFNVSHKITRLSFGDYFPGVVNPLDNVKWTQETPSGMYQYFIKVVPTVYTDVSGHTIQSNQFSVTEHFRNAEIGHLQSLPGVFFFYDLSPIKVTYKEEHTSFLHFLTNVCAIIGGVFTVSGILDSFIYHGQRAIKKKMEIGKFS